From the Phyllopteryx taeniolatus isolate TA_2022b chromosome 20, UOR_Ptae_1.2, whole genome shotgun sequence genome, one window contains:
- the kbtbd2 gene encoding kelch repeat and BTB domain-containing protein 2, with amino-acid sequence MTSNLQPRHLPLEPTSVSSCLSPRRQGAAERLALDPWSCRIPFPPPPPTPRIPHRSLVFLSGGIEPSWAGRAHSSKLGRDSCDATMSGLGERRPVNADYAVSLLEQLKFFYEQKLLTDVVLLVDDTEFPCHKMVLAACSSYFRAMFMGGLSESKQTHVSLRNVDAATLQIIITYAYTGHLAISDSTVEPLYETACFLQVEDALLQCRDYLVKKINPENCVRMLSIGDLFSCSELKQSAKRMVEHKFPTVYRQDSFLQLSHELLVDVLSSDNLNVEKEETVREAAMLWLEYNMEARSQHLSSVLSQIRIDALSEVTQRAWFQGLPPNDKSVVVQGLYKSMPKFFKPRLGMTKEEMLIFMEALSETPGVRVMMPSVPAAMVCYSPQAEKVYKLCNPPQNLQKVGTLVTPDNDVFIAGGEVVLENAFGRGGGLQVVVDAVDSFFWLDAQQNTWVAKTPMLCARLKPSLVYCDGCIYAVGGDNVGGELNRRTVERYDCQKDEWSMVSPLPLAWSWSTCVVAHDCIYVLTHDLMYCYLPRADAWVEMALRKTSRCYASAAAFGDLIFYLGGLHMAGSSGGGGTRLPPGATDSPSVAVEIYDVNKNEWRQAANIPAKRYSDPCVRAVVLLDGLCIFLRETHMHERPKYAIYQYDVELDRWYLRQPVSERVLWELGDNFHCAVGKLYPSCLEESPWKPPAYLFSPDSAEEFDVDGELLPLV; translated from the exons ATGACTTCTAACCTCCAACCTCGCCACCTTCCTCTGGAGCCCACGAGTGTCTCCTCTTGCCTTTCGCCTCGCCGCCAAGGAGCCGCTGAGCGACTGGCCTTGGACCCGTGGAGCTGTCGGATcccctttcctcctcctcctcccactccCAGAATCCCCCACAGGTCGCTGGTCTTTCTTTCTGGTGGTATCGAGCCCAGTTGGGCCGGCCGTGCGCACTCTTCAAAACTGGGGCGCGATTCGTGTGATGCGACCATGTCGGGTCTGGGCGAGCGCCGGCCGGTCAACGCGGACTACGCCGTCTCCCTGCTGGAGCAGCTCAAGTTCTTCTACGAGCAGAAGCTGCTGACGGACGTGGTGCTGCTGGTGGACGACACCGAGTTCccgtgccacaagatggtgctgGCTGCGTGCAGCTCTTACTTCAG AGCGATGTTCATGGGCGGCCTGAGCGAGAGCAAGCAGACGCACGTCAGCCTGCGCAATGTGGACGCCGCCACGCTGCAGATCATCATCACGTACGCCTACACGGGCCACCTGGCCATCAGCGACAGCACCGTGGAGCCGCTCTACGAGACCGCCTGCTTCCTGCAG GTGGAGGACGCCCTGCTGCAGTGCCGCGACTACCTAGTAAAGAAGATCAACCCAGAGAACTGCGTACGCATGCTGAGCATCGGCGACCTGTTCAGCTGCAGCGAGCTGAAGCAGAGCGCCAAGCGCATGGTGGAGCACAAGTTTCCCACGGTGTACCGGCAGGACTCCTTCCTGCAGCTGTCGCACGAGCTCCTCGTCGACGTGCTGAGCAGCGACAACCTCAATGTGGAGAAGGAAGAGACGGTGCGCGAGGCGGCCATGCTGTGGCTGGAGTACAACATGGAGGCGCGCTCGCAGCACCTGTCGTCGGTGCTCAGCCAGATCCGCATCGACGCGCTCTCCGAGGTGACGCAGCGCGCCTGGTTCCAGGGCCTGCCACCCAACGACAAGTCTGTGGTGGTGCAAGGCCTCTACAAGTCCATGCCAAAGTTCTTCAAGCCACGCCTGGGCATGACCAAGGAGGAGATGCTCATCTTCATGGAGGCGCTGTCGGAGACGCCGGGCGTGCGTGTGATGATGCCGTCGGTTCCCGCCGCAATGGTGTGCTACAGCCCACAGGCCGAGAAGGTCTACAAGCTGTGCAACCCGCCGCAGAACCTGCAGAAGGTGGGCACGCTGGTCACGCCCGACAACGACGTATTCATCGCCGGCGGCGAAGTGGTGCTGGAGAACGCCTTCGGCCGTGGCGGCGGCCTGCAGGTGGTGGTGGACGCAGTGGACAGCTTCTTCTGGCTGGACGCCCAGCAGAACACCTGGGTGGCCAAGACACCCATGTTGTGCGCCCGCCTCAAGCCCTCGCTGGTGTACTGCGACGGCTGCATCTACGCGGTGGGCGGCGACAACGTGGGCGGCGAGCTCAACAGACGCACGGTGGAGCGCTACGACTGCCAGAAGGACGAGTGGAGCATGGTGAGCCCGCTGCCGCTGGCGTGGAGCTGGAGCACATGCGTGGTGGCGCACGACTGCATCTACGTGCTGACACACGACCTCATGTACTGCTACCTGCCGCGCGCCGACGCCTGGGTGGAGATGGCCTTGCGCAAGACCAGCCGCTGCTACGCTTCGGCCGCCGCCTTCGGGGACCTCATCTTCTACCTGGGCGGCCTGCACATGGCCGGAAGCTCGGGCGGCGGCGGCACACGCCTGCCGCCCGGCGCCACCGACAGCCCCTCGGTGGCCGTGGAGATCTACGACGTCAACAAGAACGAGTGGCGCCAGGCCGCCAACATCCCAGCCAAGCGCTACTCTGACCCGTGCGTGCGCGCCGTGGTGCTGCTGGACGGGCTGTGCATCTTCCTGCGCGAGACGCACATGCACGAGCGGCCCAAGTATGCCATCTACCAGTACGATGTGGAGCTGGACCGCTGGTACCTGCGGCAGCCAGTGTCCGAGCGCGTGCTATGGGAGCTGGGCGACAACTTTCACTGCGCTGTCGGCAAGCTGTACCCGTCCTGCCTGGAGGAGTCCCCGTGGAAGCCGCCCGCCTACCTCTTCTCGCCCGACAGCGCCGAGGAGTTCGACGTGGACGGCGAGCTGCTCCCCCTCGTATAG